AGTTTGGCAAATCCCTCACGAATGGCTTCCTCTGTCAATGAAGAAATCCACAGGCGCTTCACCGGACAGCGCGCTCCTGCCTTCTGCATCACCCACCGTTGTATCAGTTCTCCCTCCTGTCCGGCATCACCGCAGTTGATAATCATGTCAGCATGCTGCATGAGATTCTCTATCGTATGGAATTGACGTTCATACGTGGGATTACTGATTAATTTGATTCCGAAGCGGGGAGGAATCATGGGCAAGCTTCCCAAACTCCATGATTTCCAGTTGGGAGTATATTCGTGCGGTTCTTTCAAGGTACAGAGATGGCCGAACGTCCAAGTCACCTGGTATCCGTTTCCTTCGATGTAACCATCCTTCTTATCTCTCGCTCCCAATACATCAGCTATGTCACGTGCCACAGAGGGCTTTTCGGCAATACAAACTATCATTCAATTCTTTTTTTTAGCGGAGCAAAGGTACAAAAATGTGATTACTATGCATAAAACTATGGAAGGTTTATACAGAACTGACAGTCAAAGACCCATTCCAGAGAATTGCACAATGCTTTTCTGAGAAGTCTAATAAAAAGCTATTTTGTAACAATATATCCAAGTCCAAAGGCATCCTGTCCCACCTACCATTTCACGATGAACCTCCCCCTCCCATAGTATCTTTTGAAGTGAGTATACCTCAGTATCATACCGAGGAAACATTACTTCCCGAAACGGGCTTAAGACAATGGTATTCTGCTTTAGTATTGTTAAAATGAATTACGACAGCAAGCCATTCCAATAGTGGATGATGGAATTACCTATCATCAGCACTTCGGGGGTTTGCTGACAATGCCGTTCCAATACCAGTTCATGGCGTTCTTGCCAATTGTAGGGATCACGTTGTTGCTTTACTCCCACAAAAGGAGCAGTAGATTCTTGCAAAATAGTCCGTATTTTACGTATGTAAGCATCGGCATACTGATGCATACCAAGGTCGCTGGGATGTACCCCTTCCACCATAGCATCCATAGTCAAACCAATTTCTTCTTTTGTGAGATAATGCAAACCTTTCAGCCCTGCCTGCAACAAGGCTCCATAGGCTTTGCGCAATTCAACATTAGTCTCACGATAGGCACTCTCTGACAATTCCGACGACCATTCATTGACGTAGCCACTGTGCTCTACTAACAATATGGGTGCTTGGCTGCTACGGCGAAGTTTCTTCACACCGTCGATAGTGAGCTGACAGATGTCATTCACAACTTTACCTCCCATATTGGGCATACAGTCGATGATATAGAGTTTAGCCTCTATTTCCGCAAGCATATCAAACAATTCTGGGTTGAGTTTAGCACTGCCAGAAAATCCTAAATTTACTACCGGATGTTCCAATTCACGTTCTACAATATTTGCCCATGCCATGCCCGGTCGCGAAGCACAAGCGCCTTGAGCGATAGAAGTGCCATATATCACCAGCGGTTTCTCTTTAGAGACAGGAATCCAACTGAATTTTGCATCTTGTGGCACACCTATTTCCAACCATTTCACTATATTATAGAGTGGTAGATATAACTCATATTCATAACCCATCTGAGGCGAGATAGCGTAGGATAGTCCCCGATAAGAGTAGCATAAAGATCTACACCAGAAACGCCCGTAGAAGGCATGTGTGGCATAGCCAAACTACCAGCAACCGTATAGCGTACATTTATTTCTTTAGCATTGCAACGAATCGCCTTCTGCCAACGGATTGTGCCATACCCATTGAGCAAAAACAGTAGGAGTAAATAGCAAAAACAGCATTACTCTAAAAAAAGAATAGAAAGAATGATTCATAAAAAATGATTTGGGATTTTAGAGAATTAATGAGAACAAAGATAGGAAGATTACAGCAAACAGCAAAAAAGATCCATTCCACAAGATAAGAGATAAATAAGGTACGGACATAAAAAAAGGAGTACCGCTGTACTCCAACCTTTGTTAACCTTAAATCTAATACTATGAAAAACACAGTGCAAAGATACGGACATTTGATATATCTGCAAATTATCCAAAGAAAAAAGCATGTTTCATAACATAGATTAAGAAAAAAAGGCGGATATACAAATGCATACCACCTTTTTTTAACACTTACAGGCCTCATCTTTAAGGCCTTTGAAAGAAAAAATAAAGTTACAGGCTTTTACTCCTCATCCAGCAAGATTTCAAGAATCTGACAAGCAGCCTTTGCAACCGGAGTACCCGGTCCGAAAATAGCGGCCACACCTGCTTTATAAAGGAAATCATAGTCCTGTGCAGGGATTACACCACCGGCAATCACCACGATGTCCTCACGTCCCAGATTTTTAAGTTCCTCAATAATCTGTGGAACCAATGTCTTGTGTCCGGCCGCCAATGAAGAAACGCCCACTACATGAACATCATTCTCCACAGCCTCACGGGCTGCTTCTGCGGGAGTCTGGAACAACGGTCCCATATCAACATCGAAACCACAATCGGCATAGCCGGTAGCTACGACTTTTGCACCACGGTCATGACCGTCCTGCCCCATTTTTGCAACCATGATACGAGGTTGACGTCCCTCTTTCTTTGCAAACTTCTCCGCCAGTTCACAAGCCCGTCGGAAGTCACTGTCATTCTTACTTTCTGATGAATACACGCCTGAAATAGTTCTGATTACTGCCTTATAACGTCCTACAATTTTCTCGCAAGCATATGATATTTCGCCCAATGTGGCACGGACACGGGCTGCTTCCACTGCCAGTTCCAACAAGTTGCCTTCTTTGGTTTCCACACACTTGGTGATAGCTTCCAATGCTTTCTGAACGGCTGCCTCATCACGTCCTTCCTTCAAAGTTTTCAAATTGGCAATCTGCTCCTGGCGAACTGCCGTATTGTCAATTTCAAGAATATCAATCGGAGCTTCTTTTTCCAAACGATACTTATTCACACCGACAATAGTCTGCGAACCACTGTCTATTCGGGCTTGTGTACGCGCAGCAGCCTCCTCAATACGCATCTTTGGAATTCCGGTTTCAATAGCTTTCGCCATTCCTCCCAGTTTCTCCACTTCTTGAATAAGTTCCCAGGCCTTATGGGCAAGTTCGTTCGTGAGAGACTCTA
Above is a window of Bacteroides helcogenes P 36-108 DNA encoding:
- a CDS encoding SGNH/GDSL hydrolase family protein, whose amino-acid sequence is MGYEYELYLPLYNIVKWLEIGVPQDAKFSWIPVSKEKPLVIYGTSIAQGACASRPGMAWANIVERELEHPVVNLGFSGSAKLNPELFDMLAEIEAKLYIIDCMPNMGGKVVNDICQLTIDGVKKLRRSSQAPILLVEHSGYVNEWSSELSESAYRETNVELRKAYGALLQAGLKGLHYLTKEEIGLTMDAMVEGVHPSDLGMHQYADAYIRKIRTILQESTAPFVGVKQQRDPYNWQERHELVLERHCQQTPEVLMIGNSIIHYWNGLLS
- a CDS encoding SGNH/GDSL hydrolase N-terminal domain-containing protein produces the protein MLNGYGTIRWQKAIRCNAKEINVRYTVAGSLAMPHMPSTGVSGVDLYATLIGDYPTLSRLRWVMNMSYIYHSII